In Bacteroidota bacterium, a single genomic region encodes these proteins:
- a CDS encoding glutathione peroxidase, producing MKSNLIYSSIFLMGFIGLAGCGEIQTRPENKHLSTMQTSTSVYDFTLISIDGKDLSLAQFKGKKMLLVNTASECGNTPQYAELEELHKKYADKVEVLGFPANNFGGQEPGSNQDIQSFCTKNYGVTFTMFEKISVKGSEMAPLYKWLSTKELNGWNDTQPDWNFAKYLINEKGELIKFFPASLSPMSDEILKCL from the coding sequence ATGAAATCTAATTTAATTTATTCATCTATCTTTCTAATGGGTTTTATAGGTTTAGCCGGTTGTGGTGAAATTCAAACCCGTCCGGAAAACAAACACTTATCAACCATGCAAACAAGCACTTCGGTATACGATTTTACATTGATATCAATAGACGGAAAAGACCTTTCACTGGCTCAATTCAAAGGCAAAAAAATGCTACTAGTAAATACTGCTTCTGAATGTGGAAATACACCACAGTATGCAGAGCTGGAAGAACTCCACAAAAAATACGCAGATAAGGTGGAAGTGCTTGGCTTTCCTGCAAATAATTTTGGAGGTCAAGAGCCCGGCAGCAATCAGGATATTCAATCCTTTTGTACAAAAAACTATGGAGTAACTTTTACGATGTTTGAAAAAATTTCGGTTAAAGGGTCAGAAATGGCGCCGCTTTATAAATGGCTTTCCACAAAGGAATTAAATGGTTGGAACGATACGCAACCGGATTGGAATTTTGCCAAATATTTGATTAATGAAAAAGGTGAACTCATAAAATTTTTTCCGGCATCCCTAAGCCCGATGAGTGACGAAATTTTAAAATGCTTGTAA